Part of the Impatiens glandulifera chromosome 8, dImpGla2.1, whole genome shotgun sequence genome is shown below.
AGGACCAGAAGGGTTGTTTTCGATAAAGTTGGCGAATTCAAGTGATATGTTGTCGTCTCATACTGTTGCTTTTGAAGATCGTGGCGATGCTATCAACTTCTGTTATATACTGCAGTCGTTTTTTGGTGAACTTAACGATTTTAATGCCGATATTCTTCCATTACCAGTAAAGGTTAGAATACTTGAATCATCAAATCCTATTTTTGTTAGAACTAGTTTTAAACTTGTGACTTGTTTAGGAACTGGAAGTGGAAGTTAAGTCAAAGAAGATGAAGGTAATCGTGGTAAAGAAGGGACAATTGAAGCTGTATGCTGGACAATCGCTTTCTGAAGTCGAGTCAGCTTTACATTCTTTAGTTAAATGAGACACAACAAGAATGTTGTACAGAAGAAGAAGGTGATGCAAGCTCTAAAGATGATTTCTTCATATAGGTTCAAACTTTCTTCAATTCAACACATTGCAATTTTGTccaatatgtattttttaatctaTTCATTATTGTTGTTCAAGGAAAGACTAGTAGAGAATGATCTTAGGAGTTTAGATTTTCACAATATTAGCTTATTTCATCATACCCTAATCGATTATGACCCgataaactattataatatttgcataaaccaaaaatacaaaatcagttaagaaatataacaaaaacccataaatcaatctaaataaaatagtttgaaaaaaaaaaaactagcaaaaactgaaaaaacaaaatctacTAAAATTAACACTTGACTTCCTTCAAACCATGACCAAAGTACAAAAAAGTTGGATTGATAGCACCATCCTTGTAATAAGCAAACACCAATGTACTATCATCATTCATGCTCTCCCCAACAAAGCTGCAAAAACACATCATATTCATTATACAGTTTCCTCAAATCTTCAATAGAAaacagatatatatatataaagatctTACAATTGGAGATCACTGAGTTGAGATAGCAAGAACTTGGTTGCCCCTTCAATGTTCTTCTTGAATTCAATTGCTTTCTCACCATCAAGCTTAGGAGTCAACAATTTAATGTACTTTTTAATGAATACAACAAATTGTCTCTTGTCGAATGGGGGTTGTTCTTGAAGTCTAAAGGTATCAACAATGTCAACAACCTTTACAGATTGATCATCAACACCTTCTTCTTCAC
Proteins encoded:
- the LOC124912874 gene encoding translationally-controlled tumor protein homolog, with protein sequence MLVYQDLLTGDELLSDSFPYKEIQNGILWEVEGKFQWVVTGSVDIDIGANPSAEGAGEEEGVDDQSVKVVDIVDTFRLQEQPPFDKRQFVVFIKKYIKLLTPKLDGEKAIEFKKNIEGATKFLLSQLSDLQFFVGESMNDDSTLVFAYYKDGAINPTFLYFGHGLKEVKC